The Eublepharis macularius isolate TG4126 chromosome 12, MPM_Emac_v1.0, whole genome shotgun sequence genomic sequence TCGCCGCCTGCAGGTGAGGGGGGGGCGCCTGGCAGCAAGCCCACCGGACCCCGGGAGGCTGTGGCAGGAGGCCAGGAGTGCCTGTGGACCCACCTGGGCAAAGACCGTGTGGGCGGTCGGGGCATGTGGGTCCGCCTTGCTTGAAGGCAAGCTCCCCCTCCCGGCCCTTTCTTTTGCTGGGCAGCTGAGGGGCTTCAGGGAGCAGAAGGGGGCACGCCTGTCCTCAGAGCAGCGAACCCACAAAGCTCTTGGCTGGCATCTTGCGAGGAAGAAGGACAGCAAGCCTAGTGGCACCGAAGTCCCAAGCATTCTGCCAGCAAGAGCGGATCGCTGCCTTCTGGACTGCTGGAGAGAGCGGCAGTGGCGAGGCCGGGGGGAAGAGGGAAGCCCCTGGGCATATGGGGGGCGGGCATATCTTTGGGGCGGGCGTCGGTGCTGCGTCCTGGAAAACGGCCTCTGGCACCACGATCCATCACGGGCGGAGGAAGCCCGGCTCAGGGCCTACGAATGGGGCTACACCCCAGCACGGAACGTGGCCCTGGCTGACTCCCCACATGGAGACTTTGCGCTGCCGGGCGCCCCTTCCCTTCTTCTGGAGTGACGCCCCTGCTCGCCGGCTTTTCCAACGGTGTCCCCCCGCCCCTTGCAGCGGCTTCTTCTACTCCATCTTCCTGGGCCAGGGAGGCCACCAGGTGAGCGTGCTGACTCTGCCCAGCTCCATCGAGCCGGCGGGATTCCAGGCCCTGCTGGACTTCATGTACACCTCCCGCCTCCTCCTCAGCCCGGGCTCCGCGCCCGCCGTCCTGGCCGCCGCCTCTTACCTGCAGATGGAACACGTGGTGGAGAGCTGCCATCGCTTCATCCGGGCCAGGTAGTGGGGGGGGCTGGGCTTCTTccttgacccccccccacccatgggtGCCTTCTCCcggcaggagagagaccatgcCCGGCTCGTGCTCCTGGAGCCATTCTAGTGGGACCCCCGGGCGCATTCCCTTGGAGATGTTCAGTCCCGGGCTCTCCCTGGCACGCCCCTGCTTCAGCGAGCCAAACGGCCCCGATCCCCTCTCCGAGGTCTCCAGTGAAATGGCTGGTCTCACGTCGGGGCGGGAGGCGGTCAGGAGCGCGCCCCGTGGAGCCCGGTGCGCTTTCCGACGTGCGTCTTCTTGTGCCCCGCAGCTACGAGCGCGCACCCTGCCTCTCGGCCCCGCCGGCGCCCGCCTTCCTTCCCGGGCAGAGCGACGCGGAGGGGCCCGCCGCCGTGGGCTCCCCCAGGCCGGGGCCAGAGCCGCCCGCCGGGCCCTGCTTCCCCAAGGACAAGGAGCCGGGCGCGGGCATGTCCCCGGGCGCGGGCGGCCAGGCTCCTCCCGGGCAGCCCTCCTCTCCCCGCGGCTCCAGCAGCTGCGCGCCCAGCCCCGACCCCAAGGCCTGCAACTGGAAGAAGTACCGCTTCATCGTCCTCAACTCCCTGCAGCGAGAGGGGAGCCAGGAGAGCGGCCAGGCCGGCGCCCGCCAAGCCTCCCCCGGGCCCCTCGAGGAAGGAAGCGCGCCGCGCAGGTGAGAAGCCCCTGCGGGAAGGGAAGGGCGCCTCCGCGAAGCAGAGAGCGGCAAGAAAGAACAGTGCCGcggagcatgtgcagagtactGGGCCAGAGCTGGGCTTCGGCCGGAAGACTGCAAGGCCGCCCTTCCTAGGTGCTTCGCCCAGCGCAAGGCGGTCCGCCTGGCTTTACAGGATGGAGCTGCCCATGGCGCTGACTTTTTTGCAAAGCCAAGAGCGCTGAGATGCATCCGTTGAATTCCTGCCTGTTTAAGGCGCACAGGGATGGGTGGGTTAAAACAAGCAGAGCCAGGTTCTCACCCCTTGCCTCCTGTCCTCAGGACACCTCCCGCACAGAACCACGGCTGCCCCATCTGCCACCAGCCACCCCCCTGGCTCTGCCTGCATGCTGGAGAGGAAGTTCCCAAGGGCCAGGGAAACCCCTCTGGTGCAGGTGAGTTGGGGGGCGGGAGCAGCTGGTGGCTTCAGGAGGTGGAGAAATGGTCTGTGAGGTCAAAGGGTTACAAAGAGCACTGGGGGGGGGCTGTTAATCATGTCCTCTCTAAGAGAAGGAGTTTGTTAACTTTAACTCTTCCCATTAGCAAGCATCTGCCCTAAAATGAAGGAAGGCTTATCTTGAAAATGCCTGACTTGAGCATGTAAAGAGTGCATTCCTTCCTCACTGATTAACTGCAGTCAATTTCTGTATAACAGGGAAAGGCGCTAGatgaagatgggtagccctgtgaGTCTGCCTGTATcagtcgaaaagagcaagagtccagcagcctCTCTAAGACTAACACAATTGGTGGTAGGGCAGGAGCTTCCCTGCgtcacagctcacatcttcaggGACAGGCAGTCCATGCACGCACTGTGTATTTGTGGTGCTCAGACAGGCCTGAGAGCAAACTTTTCTGAGAGACAGTAGAGGGCTGCACAAATCAGAGAGAGATATAAAAACTAGGCCAGGTAGATGGTACAAGAGAAGAGAACACCAAACACGTCTGAACATTTTAGAAATCAAAtttcagagggagggagagggagatgtTTCATTTTGACCTTGTGTTTGTCACTCCCGCTAGGCTCTTCCCAATATGACCGGCAGGCTTGTGGTTTAGGgtacctggaggaggaggaggaggaggaaggacgcGGCGCTCCAGCACAGCCTCCCGCTGAGGAAAAGCCTTACAAGTGTCATTTCTGCAACTCTGCTTTCCGATACAAAGGGAACCTGGCCAGCCACAGGTCTCTGCATACAGGTGAGGGTGGCGCATGCTCATCAGAGGGCGCCTCGGTGACGACACTTGTCTCCTGGCCGCTTTGGGGACCTGTACATGGGCTGCCTCTCTCCCTCAGGAGAGAAACCGTATTGCTGCAGGGTTTGTGGGGCCCAGTTCAACCGGCCAGCCAATCTCAAGACTCACCTGCGCATCCATTCGGGGGAGAAGCCCTTCAAGTGTGAGACGTGCGGCTCTCGTTTTGTGCAGGTGAGAAGGAGTCTGAGGCAGAAAGCGGGCCCACCGGCTTACAGCTCTCCTGGCTAGCAAGGGTGCAACTGGTGTGGGATaggggctgggggtggtggtggggtggtgaTGGGAGCCCCCTCCTAATGCTTCAGTTTTAAAGTTATTCCTTTTTGTGGTTTATTGACATGCTCCTTCTGGAGGCTCGAAAGAGAGGGCAGCATTCTTAATACATACCAACATTCTTACTGCATGTAAACATCACTGTATTAAAAAGTGATGGGGAAGTTAGTGAAGAGGACATACACAGCTCACATACCCTAGCCATATGTATCTTGTGCAACATACATTTCCAGATTTGGAAATTTTGGCTTCCATAAAATGCAAGAATCTCACATTAGTTAACACTGGATTCATTTATATTCTATTTTTCGTGTTGTCTGTTTATGAAAAGGACAGCATTTGTGCAACAGGCTGCAGTTTGTGACCATTTCACATTTTGCAGAGGCACACCCAAACTTagaaccaccccccacccccaccccaagcctcctctgccacctccCAGCACCCCCGCAAGAGCCTTCAAACTCACCTTTGGGTCCTGGCCTCCTTTGTGAGAACCACTGGGACTGACACACACTGACTCACTCAAATGCCTTTTGGGAAAGGAAGGATTTGCATCCTTTCTGGAACCAAGAAACACATGGAACTCCAGAActgtctgcagaggaggtttaggaGCCACCACAAAAAAGTCCCTGCTTTTGGCTGCCCCCATCCTTGCCTGGCACAACCTGGTGCCTTGGTCTAAACTGGTGCCAGGGCTCACTCAGATGCCCCCCTACACCACTAAGGCAGCCATGAATCTTCAAAATGCCTGGCTGAATGCTTAACCAACCTTGGCCGATTGCACTTACAGTCCTTTTCTTTTAATGATCTGCTGAGGCAAAGAGAGTAACTGATGAGCCCCGCTGGGTGCTCCTCTCAaacctctccctcttctcctcccAGGTAGCTCACCTACGGGCCCACGTtctgatccacacaggggagaagccctaCCCCTGCGACACCTGTGGGACACGCTTCAGGCACCTGCAGACACTCAAGAGCCACATCCGCATTCACACAGGCGAGAAGCCCTATCAGGTGAGGTGGGGGCAGcttacactgcagtcctaaaaACACAGACCTGGGATTAAGCCCTATCAGTCCATTTCCAATGGTGAGGAATATTAAGTTCATTTATAGCCCTCTGTTCTGACcatgactcaaggtggattacaaaagtacttccagaggagttagccttgttagtctgtagttgctaaatagcagggctttttttcagcaggaatgtggtggaacggagttctggcacctcttaatggtcacatggccagtggccctgccccctgatcaccagacagaggggagcttagattgccctccgtgctgcttggcagtgtggagggcaatctaaactcccctctgtctggagatcagggggcggggccactggccatgtgaccattttcacctagggcaatttaaactttaaaaaatgccccccttgttccagctgacccaaagtgacgtcattgtgcttcttgagttccaccattgagttctaccacctcttttcccagaaaaaagccctactaaatagtaaagagtccagtagcacctttaagactgacaaagagagctgtggttctcaaaagcttattccacaataaagttgattaatcttaaaggtgctactggactcttttctattttgcaaaagTAATTCCATCAGTCAGCAAAGGCCACCGATAAACAATGCTGTGGGACTAggaatgagtacccagtttcctgggggtaaagtgtagatgactggggaaggcaatggcaaaccaccccataagaagaagtctgccaagaaaatgtcatgatgtgacatccctctatgggtcagtaatgacttggagcttgcacctttaccttttaccaaggactaggattacagaggCTGGGGAGTGGGGAGCCATTTAGGGCCACATTGCTAGGACTGCTCCCTTCTCCCCAGTCAGAGTTCTGGGATGCTCAGGAAGGAGGCTGTGAGCTGGATGTGGGCTGGTGGTGGGCGAGAGCTGGAAAGTATCAAGGGTTAAAAGTGCTGGCCGAAGATCTCATCATAATTCTCAAGGGTGGATGGAACTTGGGGGAGACCTGAGATCTTTCCTGGCACACATTGCTCAGACCCCTGACAAATAAGCTTCTGATGAGCTCATGggaaaaaaaatagataaatagCAAGAAGTGCAATTTTCTCCCCCAAATCTTTCTGTCTATTGATCAATTGGAAATTTGGAGAGAAAAACTGGAGATTAAAATGGTTCATTAtatgtaataaaaaaaaaaaacaccataccatgttttttaaaacaactgaAAACACACAAATAATGCAAAGGAAATGGGGTAGGTTGGTGGTTTGCATGGCCACATTATCGGTTTGAGGAAAGGCCGGGAAGCCAGGCCACCTGAGTTCCCTTCTTCTGATAAGGGAAGGGAAGTGATGCCTAGTTGGTAGACTCAGTGAGATGCAATCCCATGGAAGCCCTTGCTGGTACCCGAGTGAATTGGTTCACCTTCTAATTGCCACTGTACCAAGTGCTCACCGCAGAGATGCAGGGACAGAGCAACAGCCCCATTCATCGATAGCAATTCATAGCCAGTGGAGGGTCTCGGAGAAATACCAGCTGTTCAGACGCTGAATCCTGCAGTTTTGGAGCCTGCTTGACCCCAGTCTGTTCTTGGCAGTGTGAGAAATGCAACCTGCGCTTCCGCCACAAGAGCCAGCTGCGGCTTCACCTGCGACAAAAACATGGCGCCATCACCAACACCAAGATCCGCTACCAAGTTCTCGATGGACCATATGCCACCCTCTGCTAAGCAGGAAAGGcactgctccccccacccaaaccAGCAAATCTGCATTCAGGCTGAGGTGTTGGTGGAACGGATTCCCGTCCTGAGATTTGGATTCCGCTATTGGAAATGTGCATTCCATGCTTGGTTCAGTATTTAGAGTTTCTGAAGATAGTACCGGTTGTTTTATGCCTCCCAGACCCCAAAATTTCCCAGATCTTGAAGCTGAAATCCACAATTTGGACAGTTCAACAGGTTTTGAATGTTTAAATTGTTATTTTATTGCCGCTATACTCCAGGCTTCACCAAAACTTGTGTGTGcttgtgcacgtgtgtgtgtgcatgaatgcACATGAGCACATATATACAGGGAGCATCATTCCTCAGAATGCAAGTGAGTTGTGGAGAGGGAGGAAAGATCACCTCCCTACCGCTGACAACTCCACAtttcagcctcccccctcccaagtccCAGGCCCTGCTCTCCTCTCAGAGGTAGAGAAGGACTGCTGAGGTCTCTTTATCCTACCCAGCTCTGCAGGCAGAGCTAAGGAGAAGTGGGGGCCCAGCTTTTCACCAGGACTTACATATTACTTAGCCCGTTGATTAAACGGGGAGCTTCCTCACCAGCAGCCACTCACCCTGTTTGAACCATGCCCTTGGGGCGACACTGCAGCGGCTGAGCTTGGGCCTGGGTGGCAGCAGGGTGGATTCAGGGGGCAAAGCTTCTCCCCTCCTGCACTGCTGGTGGCCAGGACTGAACCAAGCCCCCGCAGAGCAGCAATGCCCCCTCCTTGTGCCACCCCAAATGCTTGCTTGGATAGCTTAGCTCAAGGACCAGCCCCGGCACTCTCAGAGCCCCTGTCCTAGCAGGGTTCCCTGCTTTGCTGCCCTGCAGAACGCTGGAAGAAGCTGGGCTCTGAACCTTTCATGTTAACTTACAGGGATTTATTAGTATAAAGAGAATGTCCAACATATTAACATctttactctttttttaaaagttcatttccTGGGTGAACCTCTTGCCTGTTTAATATAATAACCTTTGAAAGAATGTCTCTTCTTTCTGATGCATTTAGAGCTCCCTCATTATATTCAAAGGTGATCAAAGGCCTTTCTAGAAAGGATCCAGAAATGGGCAGTGGCAAAAGAGCTCCTGGATTCTGCAGCCTAGAACCTCAGGCTGTCTCTCCAGAAATAAGCTGGCCCAAGAAGGATGTTGATAGGTGTTGTCGAAGAGGCCTGAGACCCTTGCTGATTTCTGGGCAGACTGGACAGAGAGTTGGAAGAAGAGGCAGGAAATCTCTTGCCAAAGGCTTGGTCTCTCGGTCCAGGTTGGACCAACCGAGGTCTGGCCAGCGGTGGCCTGCTTCTTTTGCATTCAGAGTTTGTTTGGATCAGAAATTGATTCCTGTGAAATGGAGGGATCTTTTCTAGGGCTAAGCCTCCCCTCCTCCTGGAAAGAAGGTTCTGAGATCACCAAGTTGGCCTAATCTGGGCCCAGGTGCAAAATGTATGAAAGCATCTG encodes the following:
- the BCL6B gene encoding B-cell CLL/lymphoma 6 member B protein isoform X1, translated to MAGPGPQSYVREFTRHSSDVLRNLEELRQRQLLTDVTLRVRGRPLQAHKAVLAACSGFFYSIFLGQGGHQVSVLTLPSSIEPAGFQALLDFMYTSRLLLSPGSAPAVLAAASYLQMEHVVESCHRFIRASYERAPCLSAPPAPAFLPGQSDAEGPAAVGSPRPGPEPPAGPCFPKDKEPGAGMSPGAGGQAPPGQPSSPRGSSSCAPSPDPKACNWKKYRFIVLNSLQREGSQESGQAGARQASPGPLEEGSAPRRTPPAQNHGCPICHQPPPWLCLHAGEEVPKGQGNPSGAGSSQYDRQACGLGYLEEEEEEEGRGAPAQPPAEEKPYKCHFCNSAFRYKGNLASHRSLHTGEKPYCCRVCGAQFNRPANLKTHLRIHSGEKPFKCETCGSRFVQVAHLRAHVLIHTGEKPYPCDTCGTRFRHLQTLKSHIRIHTGEKPYQCEKCNLRFRHKSQLRLHLRQKHGAITNTKIRYQVLDGPYATLC
- the BCL6B gene encoding B-cell CLL/lymphoma 6 member B protein isoform X2 — encoded protein: MAGPGPQSYVREFTRHSSDVLRNLEELRQRQLLTDVTLRVRGRPLQAHKAVLAACSGFFYSIFLGQGGHQVSVLTLPSSIEPAGFQALLDFMYTSRLLLSPGSAPAVLAAASYLQMEHVVESCHRFIRASYERAPCLSAPPAPAFLPGQSDAEGPAAVGSPRPGPEPPAGPCFPKDKEPGAGMSPGAGGQAPPGQPSSPRGSSSCAPSPDPKACNWKKYRFIVLNSLQREGSQESGQAGARQASPGPLEEGSAPRRTPPAQNHGCPICHQPPPWLCLHAGEEVPKGQGNPSGAGYLEEEEEEEGRGAPAQPPAEEKPYKCHFCNSAFRYKGNLASHRSLHTGEKPYCCRVCGAQFNRPANLKTHLRIHSGEKPFKCETCGSRFVQVAHLRAHVLIHTGEKPYPCDTCGTRFRHLQTLKSHIRIHTGEKPYQCEKCNLRFRHKSQLRLHLRQKHGAITNTKIRYQVLDGPYATLC